One segment of Rosa chinensis cultivar Old Blush chromosome 6, RchiOBHm-V2, whole genome shotgun sequence DNA contains the following:
- the LOC112169087 gene encoding uncharacterized protein LOC112169087 isoform X5 has translation MLEIAAASKMRATAIMKNEDRFSISKCIKEMFRMDKNVFHKLCDILRQRGMLRDTAGVMIEEQLGIFLNIIGHNERNRVIQERFHHSGETISRHLNNVLKAVKSFSREFLQTPSPSTPPEILGNNRFYPYFQVPAKDQSRFRNKKGVLSQNLLAACTFDLQFIFVYPGWEGSAAGSRVLRAVLDDPHQNFPHIPEGKYFLVDTGYANMKGFIAPFQGVRYHVHEYRGANQLPRNARELFNHRHSSLSNVIQRSFHVLKTRFPILKLAPQYAFHTQRDIVIAACVLHNYIRRELKNDWLFSSVEGTTVDDLPDVDEHPDIGLVSLVQEQVAFSMRESISAEMWDHFMNGWDQW, from the exons ATGCTAGAAATAGCTGCCGCTTCAAAAATGAGGGCGACTGCAATCATGAAGAACGAGGACCGGTTTTCTATAAGCAAATGCATAAAG GAAATGTTTCGGATGGATAAAAATGTATTTCACAAATTGTGTGACATTCTTCGGCAAAGAGGCATGTTGCGTGATACTGCTGGTGTTATGATAGAGGAGCAGCTTGGAATATTTTTGAATATTATTGGCCATAATGAGCGGAACAGAGTAATCCAAGAGCGGTTTCATCACTCAGGTGAAACCATCAGCCGTCATTTGAACAATGTGTTGAAGGCTGTCAAGTCGTTTTCGCGTGAGTTTTTACAAACTCCAAGCCCCAGCACTCCTCCAGAAATCCTTGGAAATAACAGATTTTATCCTTATTTCCAG GTGCCAGCCAAAGATCAATCCCGCTTTCGTAATAAGAAAGGTGTTCTTTCACAAAATTTGTTGGCAGCTTGCACGTTTGATCTTCAGTTTATATTCGTTTATCCTGGTTGGGAAGGCTCTGCTGCAGGTTCACGTGTATTGAGAGCAGTCCTTGATGATCCACATCAGAATTTCCCACATATTCCTGAAG GGAAATATTTCCTTGTTGACACTGGATATGCAAATATGAAAGGATTTATTGCGCCATTCCAAGGGGTCAGGTATCATGTCCATGAGTATAGAGGTGCTAATCAGTTACCTAGAAATGCAAGGGAGCTATTTAACCACAGACACTCGTCTCTTAGTAATGTCATCCAGAGGTCTTTCCATGTGTTGAAAACTAGGTTTCCTATTCTCAAACTTGCTCCTCAGTATGCTTTTCATACTCAAAGAGATATAGTTATAGCTGCTTGTGTTCTACATAATTACATCCGACGTGAGTTGAAAAATGATTGGCTGTTTTCCAGCGTGGAAGGGACAACAGTGGATGACCTACCTGACGTTGATGAACATCCTGATATTGGGTTGGTTTCTTTGGTACAAGAGCAGGTTGCGTTTTCAATGAGAGAATCAATTTCTGCAGAAATGTGGGATCACTTTATGAATGGATGGGATCAGTGGTGA
- the LOC112169087 gene encoding uncharacterized protein LOC112169087 isoform X1, translated as MHKDTSAEMDDFDLEMEEMELTAAAAGYHYYSSITKQPCHSLSPSKGCGFMTEVLNGHDVVFQEMFRMDKNVFHKLCDILRQRGMLRDTAGVMIEEQLGIFLNIIGHNERNRVIQERFHHSGETISRHLNNVLKAVKSFSREFLQTPSPSTPPEILGNNRFYPYFQVPAKDQSRFRNKKGVLSQNLLAACTFDLQFIFVYPGWEGSAAGSRVLRAVLDDPHQNFPHIPEGKYFLVDTGYANMKGFIAPFQGVRYHVHEYRGANQLPRNARELFNHRHSSLSNVIQRSFHVLKTRFPILKLAPQYAFHTQRDIVIAACVLHNYIRRELKNDWLFSSVEGTTVDDLPDVDEHPDIGLVSLVQEQVAFSMRESISAEMWDHFMNGWDQW; from the exons ATGCATAAAG ATACATCAGCTGAAATGGATGATTTTGACTTAGAAATGGAGGAGATGGAATTAACTGCAGCAGCGGCTGGTTACCATTATTATAGCAGTATTACCAAGCAACCTTGTCATAGTTTGTCACCAAGTAAAGGATGTGGATTTATGACAGAGGTGCTAAATGGTCATGATGTTGTGTTCCAGGAAATGTTTCGGATGGATAAAAATGTATTTCACAAATTGTGTGACATTCTTCGGCAAAGAGGCATGTTGCGTGATACTGCTGGTGTTATGATAGAGGAGCAGCTTGGAATATTTTTGAATATTATTGGCCATAATGAGCGGAACAGAGTAATCCAAGAGCGGTTTCATCACTCAGGTGAAACCATCAGCCGTCATTTGAACAATGTGTTGAAGGCTGTCAAGTCGTTTTCGCGTGAGTTTTTACAAACTCCAAGCCCCAGCACTCCTCCAGAAATCCTTGGAAATAACAGATTTTATCCTTATTTCCAG GTGCCAGCCAAAGATCAATCCCGCTTTCGTAATAAGAAAGGTGTTCTTTCACAAAATTTGTTGGCAGCTTGCACGTTTGATCTTCAGTTTATATTCGTTTATCCTGGTTGGGAAGGCTCTGCTGCAGGTTCACGTGTATTGAGAGCAGTCCTTGATGATCCACATCAGAATTTCCCACATATTCCTGAAG GGAAATATTTCCTTGTTGACACTGGATATGCAAATATGAAAGGATTTATTGCGCCATTCCAAGGGGTCAGGTATCATGTCCATGAGTATAGAGGTGCTAATCAGTTACCTAGAAATGCAAGGGAGCTATTTAACCACAGACACTCGTCTCTTAGTAATGTCATCCAGAGGTCTTTCCATGTGTTGAAAACTAGGTTTCCTATTCTCAAACTTGCTCCTCAGTATGCTTTTCATACTCAAAGAGATATAGTTATAGCTGCTTGTGTTCTACATAATTACATCCGACGTGAGTTGAAAAATGATTGGCTGTTTTCCAGCGTGGAAGGGACAACAGTGGATGACCTACCTGACGTTGATGAACATCCTGATATTGGGTTGGTTTCTTTGGTACAAGAGCAGGTTGCGTTTTCAATGAGAGAATCAATTTCTGCAGAAATGTGGGATCACTTTATGAATGGATGGGATCAGTGGTGA
- the LOC112169087 gene encoding uncharacterized protein LOC112169087 isoform X3 has product MHKEMEEMELTAAAAGYHYYSSITKQPCHSLSPSKGCGFMTEVLNGHDVVFQEMFRMDKNVFHKLCDILRQRGMLRDTAGVMIEEQLGIFLNIIGHNERNRVIQERFHHSGETISRHLNNVLKAVKSFSREFLQTPSPSTPPEILGNNRFYPYFQVPAKDQSRFRNKKGVLSQNLLAACTFDLQFIFVYPGWEGSAAGSRVLRAVLDDPHQNFPHIPEGKYFLVDTGYANMKGFIAPFQGVRYHVHEYRGANQLPRNARELFNHRHSSLSNVIQRSFHVLKTRFPILKLAPQYAFHTQRDIVIAACVLHNYIRRELKNDWLFSSVEGTTVDDLPDVDEHPDIGLVSLVQEQVAFSMRESISAEMWDHFMNGWDQW; this is encoded by the exons ATGCATAAAG AAATGGAGGAGATGGAATTAACTGCAGCAGCGGCTGGTTACCATTATTATAGCAGTATTACCAAGCAACCTTGTCATAGTTTGTCACCAAGTAAAGGATGTGGATTTATGACAGAGGTGCTAAATGGTCATGATGTTGTGTTCCAGGAAATGTTTCGGATGGATAAAAATGTATTTCACAAATTGTGTGACATTCTTCGGCAAAGAGGCATGTTGCGTGATACTGCTGGTGTTATGATAGAGGAGCAGCTTGGAATATTTTTGAATATTATTGGCCATAATGAGCGGAACAGAGTAATCCAAGAGCGGTTTCATCACTCAGGTGAAACCATCAGCCGTCATTTGAACAATGTGTTGAAGGCTGTCAAGTCGTTTTCGCGTGAGTTTTTACAAACTCCAAGCCCCAGCACTCCTCCAGAAATCCTTGGAAATAACAGATTTTATCCTTATTTCCAG GTGCCAGCCAAAGATCAATCCCGCTTTCGTAATAAGAAAGGTGTTCTTTCACAAAATTTGTTGGCAGCTTGCACGTTTGATCTTCAGTTTATATTCGTTTATCCTGGTTGGGAAGGCTCTGCTGCAGGTTCACGTGTATTGAGAGCAGTCCTTGATGATCCACATCAGAATTTCCCACATATTCCTGAAG GGAAATATTTCCTTGTTGACACTGGATATGCAAATATGAAAGGATTTATTGCGCCATTCCAAGGGGTCAGGTATCATGTCCATGAGTATAGAGGTGCTAATCAGTTACCTAGAAATGCAAGGGAGCTATTTAACCACAGACACTCGTCTCTTAGTAATGTCATCCAGAGGTCTTTCCATGTGTTGAAAACTAGGTTTCCTATTCTCAAACTTGCTCCTCAGTATGCTTTTCATACTCAAAGAGATATAGTTATAGCTGCTTGTGTTCTACATAATTACATCCGACGTGAGTTGAAAAATGATTGGCTGTTTTCCAGCGTGGAAGGGACAACAGTGGATGACCTACCTGACGTTGATGAACATCCTGATATTGGGTTGGTTTCTTTGGTACAAGAGCAGGTTGCGTTTTCAATGAGAGAATCAATTTCTGCAGAAATGTGGGATCACTTTATGAATGGATGGGATCAGTGGTGA
- the LOC112169087 gene encoding uncharacterized protein LOC112169087 isoform X6, whose amino-acid sequence MHKDTSAEMDDFDLEMEEMELTAAAAGYHYYSSITKQPCHSLSPSKGCGFMTEVLNGHDVVFQEMFRMDKNVFHKLCDILRQRGMLRDTAGVMIEEQLGIFLNIIGHNERNRVIQERFHHSGETISRHLNNVLKAVKSFSREFLQTPSPSTPPEILGNNRFYPYFQVPAKDQSRFRNKKGVLSQNLLAACTFDLQFIFVYPGWEGSAAGSRVLRAVLDDPHQNFPHIPEGKYFLVDTGYANMKGFIAPFQGVRYHVHEYRGANQLPRNARELFNHRHSSLSNVIQRSFHVLKTSVEGTTVDDLPDVDEHPDIGLVSLVQEQVAFSMRESISAEMWDHFMNGWDQW is encoded by the exons ATGCATAAAG ATACATCAGCTGAAATGGATGATTTTGACTTAGAAATGGAGGAGATGGAATTAACTGCAGCAGCGGCTGGTTACCATTATTATAGCAGTATTACCAAGCAACCTTGTCATAGTTTGTCACCAAGTAAAGGATGTGGATTTATGACAGAGGTGCTAAATGGTCATGATGTTGTGTTCCAGGAAATGTTTCGGATGGATAAAAATGTATTTCACAAATTGTGTGACATTCTTCGGCAAAGAGGCATGTTGCGTGATACTGCTGGTGTTATGATAGAGGAGCAGCTTGGAATATTTTTGAATATTATTGGCCATAATGAGCGGAACAGAGTAATCCAAGAGCGGTTTCATCACTCAGGTGAAACCATCAGCCGTCATTTGAACAATGTGTTGAAGGCTGTCAAGTCGTTTTCGCGTGAGTTTTTACAAACTCCAAGCCCCAGCACTCCTCCAGAAATCCTTGGAAATAACAGATTTTATCCTTATTTCCAG GTGCCAGCCAAAGATCAATCCCGCTTTCGTAATAAGAAAGGTGTTCTTTCACAAAATTTGTTGGCAGCTTGCACGTTTGATCTTCAGTTTATATTCGTTTATCCTGGTTGGGAAGGCTCTGCTGCAGGTTCACGTGTATTGAGAGCAGTCCTTGATGATCCACATCAGAATTTCCCACATATTCCTGAAG GGAAATATTTCCTTGTTGACACTGGATATGCAAATATGAAAGGATTTATTGCGCCATTCCAAGGGGTCAGGTATCATGTCCATGAGTATAGAGGTGCTAATCAGTTACCTAGAAATGCAAGGGAGCTATTTAACCACAGACACTCGTCTCTTAGTAATGTCATCCAGAGGTCTTTCCATGTGTTGAAAACTAG CGTGGAAGGGACAACAGTGGATGACCTACCTGACGTTGATGAACATCCTGATATTGGGTTGGTTTCTTTGGTACAAGAGCAGGTTGCGTTTTCAATGAGAGAATCAATTTCTGCAGAAATGTGGGATCACTTTATGAATGGATGGGATCAGTGGTGA
- the LOC112169087 gene encoding uncharacterized protein LOC112169087 isoform X2 — protein sequence MDDFDLEMEEMELTAAAAGYHYYSSITKQPCHSLSPSKGCGFMTEVLNGHDVVFQEMFRMDKNVFHKLCDILRQRGMLRDTAGVMIEEQLGIFLNIIGHNERNRVIQERFHHSGETISRHLNNVLKAVKSFSREFLQTPSPSTPPEILGNNRFYPYFQVPAKDQSRFRNKKGVLSQNLLAACTFDLQFIFVYPGWEGSAAGSRVLRAVLDDPHQNFPHIPEGKYFLVDTGYANMKGFIAPFQGVRYHVHEYRGANQLPRNARELFNHRHSSLSNVIQRSFHVLKTRFPILKLAPQYAFHTQRDIVIAACVLHNYIRRELKNDWLFSSVEGTTVDDLPDVDEHPDIGLVSLVQEQVAFSMRESISAEMWDHFMNGWDQW from the exons ATGGATGATTTTGACTTAGAAATGGAGGAGATGGAATTAACTGCAGCAGCGGCTGGTTACCATTATTATAGCAGTATTACCAAGCAACCTTGTCATAGTTTGTCACCAAGTAAAGGATGTGGATTTATGACAGAGGTGCTAAATGGTCATGATGTTGTGTTCCAGGAAATGTTTCGGATGGATAAAAATGTATTTCACAAATTGTGTGACATTCTTCGGCAAAGAGGCATGTTGCGTGATACTGCTGGTGTTATGATAGAGGAGCAGCTTGGAATATTTTTGAATATTATTGGCCATAATGAGCGGAACAGAGTAATCCAAGAGCGGTTTCATCACTCAGGTGAAACCATCAGCCGTCATTTGAACAATGTGTTGAAGGCTGTCAAGTCGTTTTCGCGTGAGTTTTTACAAACTCCAAGCCCCAGCACTCCTCCAGAAATCCTTGGAAATAACAGATTTTATCCTTATTTCCAG GTGCCAGCCAAAGATCAATCCCGCTTTCGTAATAAGAAAGGTGTTCTTTCACAAAATTTGTTGGCAGCTTGCACGTTTGATCTTCAGTTTATATTCGTTTATCCTGGTTGGGAAGGCTCTGCTGCAGGTTCACGTGTATTGAGAGCAGTCCTTGATGATCCACATCAGAATTTCCCACATATTCCTGAAG GGAAATATTTCCTTGTTGACACTGGATATGCAAATATGAAAGGATTTATTGCGCCATTCCAAGGGGTCAGGTATCATGTCCATGAGTATAGAGGTGCTAATCAGTTACCTAGAAATGCAAGGGAGCTATTTAACCACAGACACTCGTCTCTTAGTAATGTCATCCAGAGGTCTTTCCATGTGTTGAAAACTAGGTTTCCTATTCTCAAACTTGCTCCTCAGTATGCTTTTCATACTCAAAGAGATATAGTTATAGCTGCTTGTGTTCTACATAATTACATCCGACGTGAGTTGAAAAATGATTGGCTGTTTTCCAGCGTGGAAGGGACAACAGTGGATGACCTACCTGACGTTGATGAACATCCTGATATTGGGTTGGTTTCTTTGGTACAAGAGCAGGTTGCGTTTTCAATGAGAGAATCAATTTCTGCAGAAATGTGGGATCACTTTATGAATGGATGGGATCAGTGGTGA
- the LOC112169087 gene encoding uncharacterized protein LOC112169087 isoform X4: MEEMELTAAAAGYHYYSSITKQPCHSLSPSKGCGFMTEVLNGHDVVFQEMFRMDKNVFHKLCDILRQRGMLRDTAGVMIEEQLGIFLNIIGHNERNRVIQERFHHSGETISRHLNNVLKAVKSFSREFLQTPSPSTPPEILGNNRFYPYFQVPAKDQSRFRNKKGVLSQNLLAACTFDLQFIFVYPGWEGSAAGSRVLRAVLDDPHQNFPHIPEGKYFLVDTGYANMKGFIAPFQGVRYHVHEYRGANQLPRNARELFNHRHSSLSNVIQRSFHVLKTRFPILKLAPQYAFHTQRDIVIAACVLHNYIRRELKNDWLFSSVEGTTVDDLPDVDEHPDIGLVSLVQEQVAFSMRESISAEMWDHFMNGWDQW, from the exons ATGGAGGAGATGGAATTAACTGCAGCAGCGGCTGGTTACCATTATTATAGCAGTATTACCAAGCAACCTTGTCATAGTTTGTCACCAAGTAAAGGATGTGGATTTATGACAGAGGTGCTAAATGGTCATGATGTTGTGTTCCAGGAAATGTTTCGGATGGATAAAAATGTATTTCACAAATTGTGTGACATTCTTCGGCAAAGAGGCATGTTGCGTGATACTGCTGGTGTTATGATAGAGGAGCAGCTTGGAATATTTTTGAATATTATTGGCCATAATGAGCGGAACAGAGTAATCCAAGAGCGGTTTCATCACTCAGGTGAAACCATCAGCCGTCATTTGAACAATGTGTTGAAGGCTGTCAAGTCGTTTTCGCGTGAGTTTTTACAAACTCCAAGCCCCAGCACTCCTCCAGAAATCCTTGGAAATAACAGATTTTATCCTTATTTCCAG GTGCCAGCCAAAGATCAATCCCGCTTTCGTAATAAGAAAGGTGTTCTTTCACAAAATTTGTTGGCAGCTTGCACGTTTGATCTTCAGTTTATATTCGTTTATCCTGGTTGGGAAGGCTCTGCTGCAGGTTCACGTGTATTGAGAGCAGTCCTTGATGATCCACATCAGAATTTCCCACATATTCCTGAAG GGAAATATTTCCTTGTTGACACTGGATATGCAAATATGAAAGGATTTATTGCGCCATTCCAAGGGGTCAGGTATCATGTCCATGAGTATAGAGGTGCTAATCAGTTACCTAGAAATGCAAGGGAGCTATTTAACCACAGACACTCGTCTCTTAGTAATGTCATCCAGAGGTCTTTCCATGTGTTGAAAACTAGGTTTCCTATTCTCAAACTTGCTCCTCAGTATGCTTTTCATACTCAAAGAGATATAGTTATAGCTGCTTGTGTTCTACATAATTACATCCGACGTGAGTTGAAAAATGATTGGCTGTTTTCCAGCGTGGAAGGGACAACAGTGGATGACCTACCTGACGTTGATGAACATCCTGATATTGGGTTGGTTTCTTTGGTACAAGAGCAGGTTGCGTTTTCAATGAGAGAATCAATTTCTGCAGAAATGTGGGATCACTTTATGAATGGATGGGATCAGTGGTGA
- the LOC112169087 gene encoding uncharacterized protein LOC112169087 isoform X7 — translation MFRMDKNVFHKLCDILRQRGMLRDTAGVMIEEQLGIFLNIIGHNERNRVIQERFHHSGETISRHLNNVLKAVKSFSREFLQTPSPSTPPEILGNNRFYPYFQVPAKDQSRFRNKKGVLSQNLLAACTFDLQFIFVYPGWEGSAAGSRVLRAVLDDPHQNFPHIPEGKYFLVDTGYANMKGFIAPFQGVRYHVHEYRGANQLPRNARELFNHRHSSLSNVIQRSFHVLKTRFPILKLAPQYAFHTQRDIVIAACVLHNYIRRELKNDWLFSSVEGTTVDDLPDVDEHPDIGLVSLVQEQVAFSMRESISAEMWDHFMNGWDQW, via the exons ATGTTTCGGATGGATAAAAATGTATTTCACAAATTGTGTGACATTCTTCGGCAAAGAGGCATGTTGCGTGATACTGCTGGTGTTATGATAGAGGAGCAGCTTGGAATATTTTTGAATATTATTGGCCATAATGAGCGGAACAGAGTAATCCAAGAGCGGTTTCATCACTCAGGTGAAACCATCAGCCGTCATTTGAACAATGTGTTGAAGGCTGTCAAGTCGTTTTCGCGTGAGTTTTTACAAACTCCAAGCCCCAGCACTCCTCCAGAAATCCTTGGAAATAACAGATTTTATCCTTATTTCCAG GTGCCAGCCAAAGATCAATCCCGCTTTCGTAATAAGAAAGGTGTTCTTTCACAAAATTTGTTGGCAGCTTGCACGTTTGATCTTCAGTTTATATTCGTTTATCCTGGTTGGGAAGGCTCTGCTGCAGGTTCACGTGTATTGAGAGCAGTCCTTGATGATCCACATCAGAATTTCCCACATATTCCTGAAG GGAAATATTTCCTTGTTGACACTGGATATGCAAATATGAAAGGATTTATTGCGCCATTCCAAGGGGTCAGGTATCATGTCCATGAGTATAGAGGTGCTAATCAGTTACCTAGAAATGCAAGGGAGCTATTTAACCACAGACACTCGTCTCTTAGTAATGTCATCCAGAGGTCTTTCCATGTGTTGAAAACTAGGTTTCCTATTCTCAAACTTGCTCCTCAGTATGCTTTTCATACTCAAAGAGATATAGTTATAGCTGCTTGTGTTCTACATAATTACATCCGACGTGAGTTGAAAAATGATTGGCTGTTTTCCAGCGTGGAAGGGACAACAGTGGATGACCTACCTGACGTTGATGAACATCCTGATATTGGGTTGGTTTCTTTGGTACAAGAGCAGGTTGCGTTTTCAATGAGAGAATCAATTTCTGCAGAAATGTGGGATCACTTTATGAATGGATGGGATCAGTGGTGA